In Anguilla rostrata isolate EN2019 unplaced genomic scaffold, ASM1855537v3 scaf0447, whole genome shotgun sequence, one DNA window encodes the following:
- the LOC135246522 gene encoding FYVE and coiled-coil domain-containing protein 1 isoform X1, producing MTSWGRVPGVSDDLTGVSDDLGVASRRLSSSLSLEEVMQFGDSSRELFIKSSGYSLVSVEVAEAGPTIGWLFSSEPKSVSFGVVYREGPHTPLEEAKVLVPLTRCNSHKETISGHLMVKNPGTYMLIFDNTFSRFTSKKVLYRLTVVQRVVFDGSDFP from the exons ATGACCTCATGGGGGCGTGTCCCTGGTGTTAGTGATGACCTCACTGGCGTTAGTGATGACCTGGGTGTGGCGTCCCGCAGGctgagctcctccctctccctggagGAGGTGATGCAGTTTGGCGACAGCTCTCGCGAGCTCTTCATCAAGTCCAGCGGCTACAGCCTGGTCTCCGTGGAGGTGGCTGAGGCCGGCCCCACCATCGGCTGGCTGTTCTCCTCCGAGCCCAAGAGCGTCTCCTTTGGCGTGGTCTACAGGGAGGGACCCCACACCCCACTGGAGGAGGCTAAG GTTCTGGTCCCTCTGACTCGCTGCAACTCACACAAGGAGACGATCAGTGGTCATCTGATGGTGAAGAACCCCGGGACCTACATGCTGATCTTCGACAACACCTTCTCCAG GTTCACCTCTAAGAAAGTTCTGTACCGCCTGACTGTCGTTCAGCGCGTGGTCTTCGACGGAAGTGATTTTCCCTGA
- the LOC135246522 gene encoding FYVE and coiled-coil domain-containing protein 1 isoform X2, whose product MTSWGRVPGVSDDLTGVSDDLGVASRRLSSSLSLEEVMQFGDSSRELFIKSSGYSLVSVEVAEAGPTIGWLFSSEPKSVSFGVVYREGPHTPLEEAKVLVPLTRCNSHKETISGHLMVKNPGTYMLIFDNTFSR is encoded by the exons ATGACCTCATGGGGGCGTGTCCCTGGTGTTAGTGATGACCTCACTGGCGTTAGTGATGACCTGGGTGTGGCGTCCCGCAGGctgagctcctccctctccctggagGAGGTGATGCAGTTTGGCGACAGCTCTCGCGAGCTCTTCATCAAGTCCAGCGGCTACAGCCTGGTCTCCGTGGAGGTGGCTGAGGCCGGCCCCACCATCGGCTGGCTGTTCTCCTCCGAGCCCAAGAGCGTCTCCTTTGGCGTGGTCTACAGGGAGGGACCCCACACCCCACTGGAGGAGGCTAAG GTTCTGGTCCCTCTGACTCGCTGCAACTCACACAAGGAGACGATCAGTGGTCATCTGATGGTGAAGAACCCCGGGACCTACATGCTGATCTTCGACAACACCTTCTCCAGGTGA